The Limnochorda sp. LNt genome includes a region encoding these proteins:
- a CDS encoding sulfite exporter TauE/SafE family protein, producing MERAPSRGAAEGAASSPSLAATRALTGLLIGLAGGGLGSLVGLGGGVVMIPLLTSWMGLTQHAAHGSSLVAVLFTAVSGGVGYARQGAVDLTAAVAVAASAMLMARVGARASGRVSSARLQGYFGMFLVGVSLLLPVSRYVMAHVDTGLALPSLQVVAGGLVIGVISGYLAGMMGVGGGAIVVPALVVGLGFPQHLAQGTSLIQMIPTAVSGTWTHHRLGHIQWPIAPWLGVGAIAGGWVGATVAGWLPSPTLRYVFSAFTLLMGVHYIRRSRRALAADGRVAGRTA from the coding sequence GTGGAGAGGGCGCCTTCGAGGGGGGCGGCGGAGGGGGCGGCGTCGTCGCCGAGTCTCGCGGCCACCAGAGCGCTGACCGGGCTCCTCATCGGCCTGGCCGGGGGCGGCCTGGGCAGTCTGGTGGGGCTGGGAGGCGGCGTCGTCATGATCCCGCTGTTGACGTCGTGGATGGGCTTGACGCAGCACGCCGCGCACGGCTCCAGCCTGGTGGCGGTCCTGTTCACCGCCGTCTCCGGAGGCGTCGGCTACGCGCGCCAGGGCGCCGTCGACCTCACCGCCGCCGTCGCGGTAGCGGCGTCGGCCATGCTGATGGCCAGGGTGGGGGCCCGGGCCAGCGGCCGCGTCTCGTCGGCCCGCCTGCAGGGGTACTTCGGCATGTTCCTGGTGGGCGTCTCGCTGCTCTTGCCCGTCAGCCGCTACGTGATGGCCCACGTCGACACGGGCCTGGCACTGCCGTCCCTGCAGGTGGTGGCGGGCGGCCTCGTCATCGGGGTCATCAGCGGCTATCTCGCGGGCATGATGGGGGTCGGAGGCGGGGCCATCGTGGTGCCGGCCCTGGTGGTGGGGCTGGGCTTTCCCCAGCACCTGGCGCAGGGCACCTCGCTGATCCAGATGATCCCGACCGCCGTGTCGGGCACCTGGACCCACCACCGCCTCGGCCACATCCAGTGGCCCATCGCCCCGTGGCTGGGAGTGGGCGCCATCGCCGGGGGCTGGGTGGGGGCAACGGTGGCCGGGTGGTTGCCTTCGCCGACGCTGCGCTATGTCTTCTCGGCCTTCACGCTGCTGATGGGCGTGCACTACATCCGTCGCTCGCGCCGGGCGCTGGCGGCGGATGGCCGGGTAGCCGGCCGGACGGCGTGA
- a CDS encoding carboxymuconolactone decarboxylase family protein, producing MDGGDDMGERLQAFRQFRQEMNEKILASDNLVIKRFFNLDTQTYQAGALPVRVKEMLGLVASLVLRCDDCITYHLIRCKEEGVTREELLEVLGVGLVVGGSIVIPHLRRAVATWEELEAERRRA from the coding sequence ATGGACGGGGGAGACGACATGGGCGAGCGGCTGCAAGCCTTTCGTCAGTTCCGCCAGGAGATGAACGAGAAGATCCTGGCCTCCGACAACCTCGTCATCAAGCGGTTCTTCAACCTCGACACCCAGACCTACCAGGCCGGGGCGCTGCCCGTGCGGGTCAAGGAGATGCTGGGGCTGGTGGCGTCGCTGGTGTTGCGCTGCGACGACTGCATCACCTACCACCTGATCCGCTGCAAGGAGGAGGGCGTCACCCGGGAGGAGCTCTTGGAGGTGTTGGGCGTCGGGCTGGTGGTGGGCGGCTCCATCGTCATCCCCCACCTGCGTCGGGCCGTGGCCACCTGGGAGGAGCTGGAGGCGGAGCGAAGGCGGGCGTAA
- the asnB gene encoding asparagine synthase (glutamine-hydrolyzing), protein MCGVAGWVDFGRDLTGLREQVEAMGATLACRGPDACGLWVSPHAVLAHRRLVVLDPQGGQQPMARDRDGRRYVIVYNGELYNTDEIRAELASRGWRFRGYSDTEALLLAYVEWGPACLARFNGIFAFAIWDEASRRLFMARDRLGVKPLFYAEREGGLLFGSELKALLAHPLVPPEVDAEGLAEVLVMGPARTPGHGVFRGVHELKPGWWLSFEPDVPVGSSGPVRQPQGRLVCRRYWALESRPHPDDLRTTVATVRGLLEDSVRRQLISDVPVCTLLSGGLDSSGISALAARVYRERALPPLRTFSVDYEDNDRHFRSSEFQPDADGPWVQRVSAWLGTVHRRVLIGAEALVEALDQAVVARDLPGMADIDASLLLFAREVKREATVALSGECADEIFGGYPWFWREEDLRADAFPWTRRLDARLRLLAADVAEAIQPRLYLERRYREALEEVPRLAGEPPDQARLREVAYLSLTRFMPTLLDRKDRMTMAVGLEARVPYCDHRLVEYVWNAPWSMKTCDGQPKGLLRRALAGVLPDDVLARRKSPYPKTHHPAYAAAVRRRLQQVLADPASPLLPLVDMGQVRALAEGDGRALDVPWWGQLMTGPQMMAYLVQLDTWLRRYRVSLRIG, encoded by the coding sequence ATGTGCGGCGTCGCAGGATGGGTCGACTTCGGGCGGGACCTGACCGGGCTGCGCGAGCAGGTGGAGGCCATGGGGGCCACGCTGGCCTGCCGCGGCCCCGACGCATGCGGGCTCTGGGTCAGCCCTCACGCCGTCCTGGCGCACCGGCGGCTGGTCGTGTTGGACCCCCAGGGCGGCCAGCAGCCGATGGCGCGCGACCGTGACGGCCGACGCTACGTCATCGTCTACAACGGCGAGCTGTACAACACCGACGAGATACGGGCCGAGCTGGCGAGCCGAGGATGGCGGTTTCGGGGGTACTCCGACACCGAGGCCCTCCTGCTGGCCTACGTGGAGTGGGGCCCTGCCTGCCTGGCGCGCTTCAACGGCATCTTCGCCTTCGCCATCTGGGACGAAGCCTCCCGTCGCCTCTTCATGGCCCGCGATCGCCTGGGCGTCAAGCCCCTCTTCTATGCCGAGCGGGAGGGCGGGCTGCTCTTCGGCTCGGAGCTCAAGGCTCTGCTGGCTCACCCCCTCGTGCCCCCCGAGGTCGATGCCGAGGGGCTGGCCGAGGTGCTGGTGATGGGCCCGGCCCGCACTCCTGGCCATGGCGTCTTCCGGGGCGTCCACGAGCTGAAGCCCGGATGGTGGCTCAGCTTCGAGCCGGACGTCCCCGTCGGCTCGTCGGGGCCGGTGCGGCAGCCCCAGGGGCGCCTGGTCTGCCGGCGTTACTGGGCCCTGGAGAGCCGCCCTCATCCCGACGACCTGCGCACCACGGTGGCCACGGTGCGGGGCCTCCTGGAGGACAGCGTGCGCCGGCAGCTGATCTCCGACGTGCCGGTCTGCACGCTCCTCTCGGGAGGGCTCGACTCCAGCGGGATCAGCGCGCTGGCGGCCCGGGTCTACCGGGAGCGAGCCCTGCCGCCCCTGCGCACGTTCTCCGTCGACTACGAGGACAACGATCGCCACTTCCGCTCCAGCGAGTTTCAGCCCGACGCCGACGGGCCGTGGGTCCAGCGGGTGTCGGCGTGGCTCGGCACCGTCCACCGACGGGTCCTCATCGGCGCCGAGGCGCTGGTCGAGGCGCTGGATCAGGCCGTCGTCGCTCGGGACCTGCCGGGGATGGCCGACATCGACGCGTCCCTGCTGCTCTTCGCCCGCGAGGTCAAGCGCGAGGCGACGGTGGCGCTGTCGGGAGAGTGCGCCGACGAGATCTTCGGAGGCTATCCGTGGTTCTGGCGGGAGGAGGATCTGCGGGCCGACGCCTTCCCCTGGACCCGCCGGCTGGATGCCCGGCTGCGCCTGCTGGCCGCCGACGTGGCGGAGGCCATCCAGCCCCGTCTCTACCTGGAGCGGCGCTACCGGGAGGCCCTGGAGGAGGTGCCCCGGCTGGCGGGCGAACCCCCCGACCAGGCCCGCCTGCGGGAGGTCGCCTACCTCAGCCTGACCCGCTTCATGCCGACCCTGCTGGACCGCAAGGATCGCATGACCATGGCGGTGGGGCTCGAGGCCCGCGTCCCCTACTGCGACCACCGGCTGGTGGAGTACGTGTGGAACGCCCCGTGGTCCATGAAGACGTGCGACGGACAGCCCAAAGGACTGCTGCGCCGGGCGTTGGCGGGGGTGCTGCCCGACGACGTGCTGGCACGGCGCAAGAGCCCCTACCCCAAGACGCACCACCCGGCCTACGCCGCGGCCGTGCGCCGCCGCCTGCAGCAGGTCCTGGCCGACCCTGCCTCGCCCTTGCTCCCGCTCGTCGACATGGGGCAAGTCCGGGCCCTGGCGGAAGGCGACGGGCGGGCGCTGGACGTGCCGTGGTGGGGGCAGCTCATGACGGGCCCGCAGATGATGGCCTACCTGGTGCAGCTCGACACCTGGCTGCGGCGCTATCGCGTCTCGCTCAGGATCGGGTGA
- a CDS encoding iron-sulfur cluster assembly scaffold protein has product MSIDEGCHPDLEWIAEHFRRPRHFGAIPDADITMPGGNPGCGDVVVIYLKADGDRLLDLRWEGQGCTVSQAGASMLLDEVHRAGLSAEAILEMDYHHMEQLLGSEVVKARPRCATLGLATLKGAVRAWQRRRALQDGGVLLPSAPPPGGETPEIPGIVLGEGAREAAGPGIPHDP; this is encoded by the coding sequence GTGTCGATCGACGAAGGTTGTCATCCGGACCTGGAGTGGATCGCGGAGCACTTCCGGCGCCCGCGCCACTTCGGGGCCATCCCGGATGCCGACATCACCATGCCGGGCGGCAACCCCGGCTGCGGCGACGTGGTGGTCATCTACCTCAAGGCGGACGGCGACCGCCTGCTGGACCTCCGCTGGGAGGGCCAGGGCTGCACCGTGAGTCAGGCCGGCGCCTCCATGCTGCTCGACGAGGTGCACCGCGCCGGCCTCTCGGCCGAGGCCATCCTGGAGATGGACTACCACCACATGGAGCAGCTGCTGGGCAGCGAGGTGGTCAAGGCCCGCCCCCGTTGCGCCACCCTGGGGCTGGCGACCCTCAAGGGAGCCGTGCGGGCATGGCAGCGTCGGCGCGCGCTGCAGGACGGCGGGGTGCTGCTGCCCTCCGCCCCACCCCCCGGCGGCGAGACGCCCGAGATCCCCGGCATCGTGCTGGGCGAAGGGGCCCGCGAGGCCGCCGGCCCCGGCATCCCTCACGACCCGTGA
- a CDS encoding sulfurtransferase → MTQPIADVLAKTKGYAHPEALVSTEWVAQHLDDPNVRIVESNEDVLLYDLGHIPGAVKIDWHTDLQDPLVRDYLDAEGFARLCRARGIGERTTVVFYGDKNNWWACYAFWVFKLFGHPDCRIMDGGRKKWEAEGRPLTREVPQYPPSDYPVRSRDDAAIRAFREDVEAHIEAGKPLVDVRSPQEYRGELLHMPDYPQEGALRGGHIPGARNVPWARAVNEDGTFKSAEELRRIYEQEAGLRPDQDIIAYCRIGERSSHTWFVLKYLLGYDKVRNYDGSWTEWGNLVRAPIER, encoded by the coding sequence TTGACCCAGCCCATCGCTGACGTGCTGGCCAAGACCAAGGGTTACGCGCACCCGGAGGCGCTGGTCTCCACCGAGTGGGTGGCCCAGCACCTCGACGACCCCAACGTGCGGATCGTAGAGTCCAACGAGGACGTGCTCCTCTACGACCTGGGCCACATCCCCGGCGCCGTCAAGATCGACTGGCACACCGACCTGCAGGACCCGCTGGTGCGGGACTACCTGGACGCCGAGGGCTTCGCCCGCCTTTGCCGGGCCAGGGGCATCGGCGAGCGCACGACGGTGGTCTTCTACGGCGACAAGAACAACTGGTGGGCCTGCTACGCCTTCTGGGTCTTCAAGCTCTTTGGCCACCCCGACTGCCGCATCATGGACGGCGGCCGCAAGAAGTGGGAGGCCGAGGGGCGGCCCCTGACGCGGGAGGTGCCCCAGTATCCGCCCAGCGACTACCCGGTGCGCTCCCGTGACGACGCGGCCATCCGGGCCTTCCGGGAGGACGTCGAGGCGCACATCGAGGCCGGCAAGCCGCTGGTGGACGTGCGCTCGCCGCAGGAGTACCGGGGCGAGCTGTTGCACATGCCCGACTACCCGCAGGAGGGCGCCCTGCGGGGCGGCCACATCCCCGGCGCCCGCAACGTGCCCTGGGCACGGGCCGTCAACGAGGACGGCACCTTCAAGAGCGCGGAGGAGCTGCGCCGCATCTACGAGCAGGAGGCGGGGCTGCGCCCGGACCAGGACATCATCGCCTACTGCCGCATCGGCGAGCGCTCCTCGCACACGTGGTTCGTCTTGAAGTACCTGCTGGGCTACGACAAGGTCCGCAACTACGACGGCTCCTGGACGGAGTGGGGCAACCTGGTGCGGGCGCCCATCGAGCGCTGA
- the glnA gene encoding type I glutamate--ammonia ligase yields the protein MAVVIEGRSPAALQAASPRELIEAARSQGVVMVDLKFVDVPGQWQHFHVPIDQLTEQAFVEGFGFDGSSIRGFQAINESDMLLVPDLATAFIDPFYSHRTLSLVCEVRDPETGRPYERDPRYIARKAEAYLRATGIADVSYWGPEAEFFILDSARFHQDQHSGYYFVDSDEGFWNSGRDHTPNAGHRPRYKEGYFPVPPVDSVSDVRADIALTLQSLGVPVETHHHEVATAGQAEVDLRYASLTAMGDRVMMLKYVAKNVARRHGKTVTFMPKPLFGDNGSGMHTHQSLWKDGRNLFYDKDGYAGLSETARYYIGGLLAHGRALAALCSPTTNSYKRLVPGFEAPVNLVYSKRNRSAAVRIPMYSQAPAARRIEYRPPDPSANPYLAFAAMLLAGLDGIENRIDPGDPVDRDLYSLTPAELLSIRSLPGSLEEALEALQDDYHFLLKGGVFTKDFIDLWIAYKRQREALAVSTRPHPWEFVLYFDV from the coding sequence ATGGCAGTGGTCATCGAAGGGCGATCCCCGGCTGCGCTCCAGGCCGCCTCGCCCCGGGAGCTCATCGAGGCGGCCCGCAGCCAGGGCGTCGTCATGGTGGATCTCAAGTTCGTCGACGTGCCCGGGCAGTGGCAGCACTTCCACGTGCCCATCGACCAGCTGACGGAGCAGGCCTTCGTGGAGGGCTTCGGCTTCGACGGCTCCAGCATCCGGGGCTTCCAGGCCATCAACGAGAGCGACATGCTGCTGGTGCCGGACCTGGCCACCGCGTTCATCGATCCGTTCTACTCGCACCGCACGCTGAGTCTCGTCTGCGAGGTGCGCGACCCGGAGACGGGGCGACCGTACGAGCGGGACCCGCGCTACATCGCCCGCAAGGCGGAGGCCTACCTGCGCGCGACGGGTATCGCCGACGTCAGCTACTGGGGCCCCGAGGCCGAGTTCTTCATCCTCGACAGCGCGCGCTTCCACCAGGACCAGCACTCGGGCTACTACTTCGTCGACTCCGACGAGGGCTTCTGGAACTCGGGCCGGGACCACACGCCCAACGCCGGACACCGCCCGCGCTACAAGGAGGGCTACTTCCCCGTCCCGCCCGTCGACTCGGTCTCGGACGTGCGGGCTGACATCGCCCTCACCTTGCAGAGCCTGGGCGTGCCGGTGGAGACGCACCACCACGAGGTGGCCACGGCGGGCCAGGCCGAGGTGGACCTGCGCTACGCCTCCCTGACGGCCATGGGCGATCGGGTCATGATGCTCAAGTACGTGGCCAAGAACGTCGCCCGCCGCCACGGCAAGACGGTCACCTTCATGCCCAAGCCCCTCTTCGGCGACAACGGCTCGGGCATGCACACGCACCAGAGCCTGTGGAAGGACGGCCGCAACCTCTTCTACGACAAGGACGGCTATGCGGGCCTCAGCGAGACGGCCCGGTACTACATCGGCGGTCTGCTGGCTCACGGCCGGGCGCTGGCCGCTCTGTGCAGCCCCACCACCAACTCCTACAAGCGGCTCGTGCCGGGCTTCGAGGCGCCCGTCAACCTGGTCTACTCCAAGCGCAACCGGAGCGCCGCCGTGCGCATCCCCATGTACTCCCAGGCGCCCGCCGCCCGGCGCATCGAGTACCGGCCGCCCGACCCGTCGGCCAACCCGTACCTGGCCTTCGCGGCCATGCTGCTGGCAGGCCTCGACGGCATCGAAAACCGTATCGACCCCGGCGACCCGGTGGACCGTGACCTCTACTCGCTGACGCCGGCGGAGCTGCTCAGCATCCGGTCGCTGCCCGGCTCGCTGGAGGAGGCACTCGAGGCCCTGCAGGACGACTACCATTTCCTGCTCAAGGGCGGGGTCTTCACCAAGGACTTCATCGACCTCTGGATCGCCTACAAGCGACAGCGGGAGGCCCTGGCCGTCTCCACCCGCCCGCACCCGTGGGAGTTCGTCCTGTACTTCGACGTCTGA